In Zingiber officinale cultivar Zhangliang chromosome 11B, Zo_v1.1, whole genome shotgun sequence, a single window of DNA contains:
- the LOC122035196 gene encoding protein LATE ELONGATED HYPOCOTYL-like isoform X3, whose protein sequence is MQCSHVEYNLQLEKEAVEKGIAPGQVHDIDIPPPRPKRKSSSPYPRKSSIGTLALEEAMSRKPEKSMPLLGENQVIDIKSDSSGEKLMAIQKLSRKRISEDANCSEVVNAFKDAKSNSISSLNKISSSHSAFIEFLPTTKEIMAEKIATNKSSAPLENSKSFIEEETEGRLRKFSQQQSNLGLEDEGKTSKLEGLTILDSSKGDQTNANKSTMHVSNCRQSMQIDASDSQNPFSLTDQVGDEANGSLASTIPVQDASTISYFHQPHTASVPLTHLHDDQDVYRSFFNSSTFPSLIVSTLLQNPAVHAAANLAASFCPSTVLPSTQYIPEAHNAHMNPTPSLEAIAAATVSAAAAWWATQGLLPCFPPLAGFAFSPPNINVPCTGISLPVHVTADDNFPKEMQQIEDQHKSEAIKPQHASSKSMSSSSSGSDDCDGRDEISKELKDTGSSKIKTLAAHRSSDLDKAMNQKKVDRSSCGSNTASSSEVETYTMEKKHEKVNDEGKKDYDNFSKCGFNNYRLRSSGSLNESLKVSSEGRLAFQALFDREVLPQSFSPPQTEKATTLRKKETSESKVNHKNTVCCSTNLNQQGDKSKEEMYIVHEKRKVHQSGFKPYRRCSVEAESNALAEGAGSKRIRLQGEASS, encoded by the exons CTTGAAAAAGAAGcagttgagaaaggtattgccccAGGACAAGTTCATGATATAGATATACCTCCTCCAAGACCTAAAAGAAAATCAAGCAGTCCATATCCAAGAAAGTCCAGCATTGGCACTCTCGCTTTGGAAGAAGCAATGAGCAGAAAACCAGAAAAATCAATGCCTCTCCTTGGCGAAAATCAAGTAATAGACATCAAAAGTGATTCTTCTGGAGAG AAGTTAATGGCAATACAGAAATTATCAAGAAAAAGGATTTCAGAAGATGCCAATTGCTCAGAAGTTGTTAATGCATTTAAAGATGCAAAATCTAATTCCATCTCTTCTTTAAACAAGATCTCTTCCAGCCATAGTGCATTTATTGAATTCTTGCCAACTACTAAGGAGATAATGGCGGAGAAGATTGCAACTAACAAGTCTTCAGCTCCTCTTGAAAATAGTAAATCTTTTATAGAAGAAGAAACTGAAGGACGCCTAAGAAAGTTTTCACAGCAGCAAAGCAATTTGGGTCTAGAAGATGAAGGAAAAACATCAAAACTTGAAGGGCTGACAATACTAGATTCATCTAAAGGTGATCAAACCAATGCAAATAAGTCTACTATGCATGTTAGCAATTGTAGACAGAGCATGCAAATTGATGCATCTGATAGCCAGAACCCTTTTTCACTAACTGACCAAGTAGGTGACGAAGCAAATGGAAGCCTGGCTTCTACTATACCAGTCCAGGATGCATCGACAATCAGTTATTTTCATCAGCCGCATACAGCCTCTGTACCTCTTACCCATCTCCACGATGATCAAGATGTGTATAGGTCATTCTTCAACTCATCCACATTTCCAAGTCTTATTGTTTCTACCTTGCTACAAAATCCAGCAGTTCATGCTGCAGCAAACCTTGCCGCATCATTCTGCCCATCTACAGTGCTTCCTTCAACCCAGTATATCCCAGAAGCTCATAATGCACATATGAATCCAACTCCAAGCTTGGAGGCTATAGCTGCTGCTACAGTTTCTGCTGCAGCTGCTTGGTGGGCAACTCAGGGTCTATTGCCGTGTTTTCCTCCTCTTGCTGGTTTTGCATTTTCTCCTCCAAACATAAATGTTCCCTGTACAGGCATATCACTTCCAGTTCATGTTACAGCTGATGACAATTTTCCAAAAGAGATGCAGCAAATTGAAGATCAACATAAGTCTGAGGCTATAAAACCTCAGCATGCCTCTTCTAAATCAATGTCATCGTCTTCTTCTGGCTCTGATGATTGTGATGGAAGAGATGAGATTTCTAAGGAACTTAAAGACACTGGATCCAGCAAGATAAAGACATTAGCAGCTCACAGATCTTCTGATTTAGATAAGGCTATGAATCAGAAGAAAGTGGATCGCTCTTCTTGTGGATCCAATACGGCATCAAGTAGTGAAGTAGAAACATACACCATGGAGAAGAAACATGAAAAAGTGAATGACGAGGGGAAAAAAGACTACgacaatttttcaaaatgtgGGTTCAACAATTACAGGCTCAGAAGTAGCGGAAGTTTAAATGAATCCTTGAAGGTCTCTTCAGAG GGTCGACTAGCCTTCCAAGCATTGTTTGATCGAGAAGTACTTCCACAAAGTTTTTCACCTCCACAAACTGAGAAAGCTACCACTTTGAGAAAGAAGGAAACCAGTGAATCAAAAGTTAATCACAAGAACACCGTATGTTGTTCAACTAATCTGAACCAACAAGGCGACAAGTCAAAGGAAGAAATGTATATAGTACATGAAAAGCGCAAGGTTCATCAATCAGGGTTTAAGCCTTATAGGAGGTGTTCAGTAGAAGCTGAAAGCAACGCATTAGCTGAAGGAGCTGGTAGCAAAAGGATTCGTCTGCAAGGAGAAGCTTCCTCTTGA